Genomic segment of Drosophila takahashii strain IR98-3 E-12201 chromosome X, DtakHiC1v2, whole genome shotgun sequence:
atcacttctatttttgtcccaagcgaatacggcagttttttaacgatatcttaagtactaaaagtggtacaaaatcaagatttttacacaaaatagagcttgAGAAGAGTGAAAAGGAAAGCCCGAGTATACTCGGCATCGTTTGACACGATTACatgattacaaaaaataatcgtgGCATCGCCAACTTGATTACTTTTACTCGTGGAATCGGCATCGTATCGTGCAGGTCTCTAgtatatatatgggcacttccatactgtcgctcgggacatttgcacacctttaaagttgaaaaaaaaatggaaaaaaaatgattttatttttaataatgggctttccttttcactcttctcaagctctattttgtgtaaaaatcttaattttgtaccacttttagtacttaagatatcgttaaaaaactgccgtattcgcttgggacaaaaatagaagtgattttcggggaagttcatttaacactagaatttagcgaattctgatggaacatttgaatgcgattttttgaatgcgattttttttagaatgttgtcggCATCGTAGAATCGTACGAGTAGCATCGTAGCATTGccaacaaatttcaaatttgacatttaaaaataaatttcaataaaatttcctcttcttctaaagaattcgcgggtacatttttttagaattcgtGAATAGAAAAACCTAGTTAAAGACAACAAATCCATACGTGTTTTGGACATGGTCCTTTAttggttcttcttcttccaaagaattcgcggtctcatTTTGGTTAAGATTCCGTGTATGTCGGGTTCAAAGACggtaaaacacaaaaaaaaattctcttgtgccaaagaattcgcggtctcatATTGTCAAAGAGTTAATCTATGGTCATAAGTAGATAAGACTAACAATTGTGAAATCTTGGTTATATTGGTTCCTCTTGTTGATTTTGGttgattttctttaataaaaaacacgaGTCAGATATGAGTAAAACGATGCCGATGCCTACGATTCTACGATGCCACGATTCCAGATTTGACAGTTGGAATCGGCATCGCCGAGTAGTAATCGAgtatatttttacttactcgtgcaggtctctaatatatacacaacaaaattgcatttatacttctcggaaatctttcaagacagacagactctacgagtaacggatataaaaatatgtaaaataggaaatcataaatgtttattctttctattgtttatttgcttttaatttggaTACCCATCGAGGTAATTATTAGGATGGAATCCTAATTCGGCTAATTTAAGACGACCTTAATTTTGGCCTTTCGATGATTGGATGTCAGCAGGTAAAGTTTTGTCAGCATTTTATCCGCATCAGCCGTGTTCATGGCGAACACTTGGACCATTCCCGACTCGTGAAGTCGAGCTGACACTCCTGGCAATTCCTTATCCACATAGTAGACGTATTGCATCTCACTAAGAAATGGACCTGGAGAAAGGGCGCAGGTCCCACTAAATTCTGCCAAAGAAACTCTCCAGGGAAAGAAGGCAACGGAGAAGAGACGTAGATGCAAAAGATTGTGGTGGGGTTCGGCCTTGAAGTTCTCCTTTCCCAGAATTTTGGCCACGATATCGCGTTGGGTCTCGGACAGCATGGCTTTACCTCTTCCGTTTATAATCATCAAAGTGCCATTGGCCCAAATCCAGCCTATTTCGGTGGACCCATATCGCACCTCAATAACATCTTTGACGCTATTGTAAACAGCGTTATCGAGGCTCTTTGCAGCTATTTGAAGATTCAAATTCGTGTTCATTTGCACGGTGCAGAACACTTTGCAGTAGTTTATTACAATGGGCAAGCGCAGGCACTCGACATTTCGCTTTGTAGGACGTCTTAGGATTCTGATCTTCTGGAGGCACTTCTCCTGATGAACTGGTAAGGGCGGAAGCGGCAAAATTCTCTTCAGATTATCCGAGCCATATTTTAGTTTCCACTTGGAGTGGAGTACTTCGGCATGGAGATCCTTGTATTCTGTCATGTAGTGGTCGAGAATGTTCTCGAAGTCGTCGAGGCGAATTGTGGAAGTCATTCCGTGATAATTTCGTGGCATCATTATATCCTTGTTTAGCTCGTTTTCGAAATCAATGGGTCCTGGTTCTGTAGAGGCTGGCTTGGAGCACTCCTCgttgtaaattaaatgaaattgctgGGAAACAGTCTCATTACATAGCTGTAGCCAGTCCTGGCTAGCTGCCTCGTCCTGGGGTTTTGGCGGTACTGATCCAATATCTTTAACCTCAAGAATAATCGGACGTTCTGGTTCTTTGGCTTGGGGATCCTTGTATTCAGTCATGTTTTGTTCGAGAATGTTCTCGAAGTCCTCGAGGCGAACTGTGGAAGTCATTCCGTGATAACTTTGTGGCTTCATTAGAACCTTGTTTAGCTCGTTTTCGAAATCAATGGGTCCTGGTTCTGTAGAGACTGCCTTGGAGCACTCCTCGTTCtcaattaaatggaattgctGGGAAACGGTCTCATTACATAGCTGTAGCCAATCCTGGCTAGCTGCCTCGTCCTGGGGTTTTGGCGGTACTGATCCAATATATTGAACCTCAAGAATAATCGGACGTTCTGGTCTAAGCTCATTCAGTGAAACTGCTTTAAATGGATCTACAATATTTATCGCAGGAATGTCTTCATCGGATACCAGCTCTATATCATCGTGCACTTGCTTCACTTGCGCGGTACGAACATTTTTGGGCTTCAACAGCTCCAAGATGATGTCCCGATTTTTTTCAGGGTCTCTGGCTAAGCTCAATAGCATATCATATTCCTCTATATCACTCAAAGGTTCGAGAAGTTTTTCCGATTCTATCCAATCCTTCATGGCCCGCTCTTCTTCAGCACCGATAGTCATGTGCTCGAAGACGAAATCTTCATCGTGAGAATTTCGGTTCTGCTGGGTGTCattattaaatttgctgtCCATGTCCCAATAGATCAACCCCTCCGCAGGATTTTTTTCTTGAGACTCAACTATTTTCGACGGAGTCTCCATGGACGTCAGACATTCCACAATTTTAGGAGGTGGAGTCTTGGGTCTTATCGGACTTACCATACAACACAAGGGCCACTCTGCTTCTGAGGGCGGAACCAAACCCTTTTTAAGGTCCTCGTACATTTTCCAGATATCCTCCGACGAGGGCAGATCAA
This window contains:
- the LOC108067562 gene encoding uncharacterized protein, producing the protein MNLSDSDSDVDEEFMKHLFSDDMLKKLELEDRNQENKLGTRKEEPSTSHEYMDTKRGKRKITKTARPKQKTPRNISSRKKRDSLPLEKPEINFSTQTDTSFRPPLSCAPISKPLPTKLCVANVDESSEPMPAISDVTPVPPSMASRKVRKRRLHTKNKVKESAKSSKIVQKPPVDIEPPPKVEPESSIAQNFRPISPIDLPSSEDIWKMYEDLKKGLVPPSEAEWPLCCMVSPIRPKTPPPKIVECLTSMETPSKIVESQEKNPAEGLIYWDMDSKFNNDTQQNRNSHDEDFVFEHMTIGAEEERAMKDWIESEKLLEPLSDIEEYDMLLSLARDPEKNRDIILELLKPKNVRTAQVKQVHDDIELVSDEDIPAINIVDPFKAVSLNELRPERPIILEVQYIGSVPPKPQDEAASQDWLQLCNETVSQQFHLIENEECSKAVSTEPGPIDFENELNKVLMKPQSYHGMTSTVRLEDFENILEQNMTEYKDPQAKEPERPIILEVKDIGSVPPKPQDEAASQDWLQLCNETVSQQFHLIYNEECSKPASTEPGPIDFENELNKDIMMPRNYHGMTSTIRLDDFENILDHYMTEYKDLHAEVLHSKWKLKYGSDNLKRILPLPPLPVHQEKCLQKIRILRRPTKRNVECLRLPIVINYCKVFCTVQMNTNLNLQIAAKSLDNAVYNSVKDVIEVRYGSTEIGWIWANGTLMIINGRGKAMLSETQRDIVAKILGKENFKAEPHHNLLHLRLFSVAFFPWRVSLAEFSGTCALSPGPFLSEMQYVYYVDKELPGVSARLHESGMVQVFAMNTADADKMLTKLYLLTSNHRKAKIKVVLN